From one Phocaeicola salanitronis DSM 18170 genomic stretch:
- a CDS encoding GDP-L-fucose synthase family protein, whose product MLKKSSKIYVAGHHGLVGSAIWNNLLQRGYTNLVGRSHKELDLLDGTAVKRFFDEEQPDAVVLAAAHVGGIMANLQYRADFIYQNLQIQQNVIGESFRHHVKKLLFLGSTCIYPREAPQPMKEEVLLTSPLEYTNEPYAIAKIAGLKMCESFNLQYGTNYIAVMPTNLYGPNDNFHLENSHVLPAMIRKVYLAKCLNEGNWEAVRKDIDLRPVEGVNGSNTSEEILEKLAKFGITPEAVILWGTGKPLREFLWSEEMADASVHVLLNVDFKDTYKEGDKEIRNCHINVGTGKELSIKELAEKIVKEIGFKGELRWDATKPDGTMRKLTDVTKLHNLGWHHKVEIDEGIHRLYEWYLKGICINHQ is encoded by the coding sequence ATGTTAAAAAAATCATCGAAAATATATGTGGCGGGACACCATGGACTGGTGGGTTCCGCCATCTGGAACAACCTCTTGCAGAGAGGATATACAAACCTTGTAGGACGCAGTCATAAAGAACTGGATTTATTGGATGGTACTGCCGTAAAGCGTTTCTTCGATGAGGAACAGCCTGACGCCGTGGTATTGGCAGCGGCACATGTCGGCGGCATCATGGCAAACCTGCAATACCGTGCGGACTTCATCTACCAGAACCTGCAAATACAGCAGAACGTTATCGGCGAGAGCTTCCGCCACCATGTGAAGAAGCTGCTGTTCTTGGGAAGCACTTGCATCTATCCGCGTGAGGCTCCCCAGCCGATGAAGGAAGAAGTGCTGCTCACTTCTCCTTTGGAATACACCAACGAGCCGTATGCCATCGCCAAGATAGCCGGACTGAAAATGTGCGAGAGCTTCAACCTGCAATATGGCACGAACTACATTGCCGTAATGCCTACCAACCTGTATGGGCCGAATGACAACTTCCACTTGGAGAACAGCCACGTGCTTCCGGCAATGATACGCAAGGTCTATCTTGCCAAATGCCTGAACGAAGGGAACTGGGAAGCCGTGCGCAAGGACATCGACTTGCGCCCGGTGGAAGGCGTGAACGGCAGTAACACCAGCGAAGAGATACTGGAAAAGTTGGCCAAGTTCGGCATCACGCCCGAAGCTGTCATATTATGGGGAACAGGCAAGCCCCTGCGTGAGTTCCTGTGGAGTGAAGAAATGGCAGATGCCAGTGTACATGTATTGTTGAACGTAGACTTCAAAGACACCTATAAAGAGGGTGATAAGGAAATCCGCAACTGTCACATTAACGTAGGCACAGGAAAAGAACTGAGCATAAAAGAACTTGCCGAAAAGATTGTGAAAGAAATCGGCTTCAAGGGAGAACTGCGCTGGGATGCCACAAAACCGGACGGAACGATGCGTAAGCTGACGGATGTAACCAAACTGCATAATTTAGGATGGCATCACAAAGTGGAGATAGACGAAGGCATCCATCGTCTGTATGAATGGTATTTGAAAGGGATTTGCATCAATCACCAATAA
- a CDS encoding PD-(D/E)XK nuclease family transposase: MAHFVNPFTDIGFKIIFGQPASKELLITLLNELLAGEHHIEDLTFIDKEDNSDNVNDRGIIFDLYCLTSGGEYIIVEMQNRWHSNFLDRTLYYVCRAISRLIERPITDEVELPSGGKDSVSDTVSEAPLRYGDRYKLSTVYGIFLMNFKEGKLEPKFRTDTVVADRENGRTVNPHFRQIYLQFPYFTKQLEECETLYDKLIYALKNMNEWNRMPDALKEQVFKHLERLAAVANLSEANRVAYDKAVDRFYVSRIYEEDMQDRVENAMREGREKGMREGREEGIKEGREEGIKEGMAKSKLEDAQNLKRLGVSTDIIAKATGLSPKEIAKL; encoded by the coding sequence ATGGCCCATTTCGTGAACCCGTTTACGGATATCGGCTTCAAGATCATCTTCGGGCAACCTGCCAGCAAGGAACTGCTCATTACCTTGCTGAACGAGCTGCTTGCGGGGGAGCATCACATTGAAGACCTGACGTTCATCGACAAGGAAGACAATTCGGACAACGTAAACGACAGGGGAATCATCTTCGACCTGTATTGCCTGACTTCGGGCGGGGAATACATCATCGTGGAGATGCAGAACCGGTGGCACAGCAATTTTCTGGACCGTACGCTGTATTATGTATGCCGTGCCATCAGCCGGTTGATAGAACGTCCCATAACGGATGAAGTGGAATTGCCGTCTGGAGGAAAAGACAGTGTGTCGGACACGGTAAGTGAAGCACCCCTCCGCTACGGTGACCGCTACAAACTCTCAACCGTATACGGAATATTCCTGATGAACTTCAAGGAAGGGAAGTTAGAGCCGAAATTCCGTACGGACACGGTGGTAGCAGACCGTGAGAACGGGCGGACGGTGAATCCGCACTTCCGGCAGATATACTTGCAGTTCCCTTACTTCACCAAGCAGCTGGAGGAATGCGAGACATTGTATGACAAACTAATCTATGCACTGAAGAATATGAACGAATGGAACAGAATGCCGGATGCGCTGAAGGAACAGGTGTTCAAGCATCTGGAACGGCTGGCTGCCGTAGCGAACCTGTCGGAAGCGAACCGTGTGGCTTATGATAAGGCAGTAGACCGTTTCTATGTGAGCCGTATTTACGAGGAGGACATGCAGGACCGAGTGGAGAACGCGATGCGGGAAGGAAGAGAAAAAGGAATGCGGGAAGGAAGAGAAGAAGGTATAAAAGAAGGAAGAGAAGAAGGTATAAAAGAAGGAATGGCTAAAAGTAAACTGGAGGATGCACAAAACTTGAAACGTTTAGGCGTTTCTACAGATATCATAGCGAAAGCTACCGGACTTAGTCCAAAAGAAATAGCAAAGCTTTAG